The following proteins are co-located in the Tripterygium wilfordii isolate XIE 37 chromosome 2, ASM1340144v1, whole genome shotgun sequence genome:
- the LOC120006322 gene encoding acyl-coenzyme A thioesterase 13-like: protein MEMEAVRRYLEKGGGEDDKNASTIDGMPTRFFERFIMDGLKIDLIEPGRLVCSFKVPQRLLNAGNFLHGGVTATLVDLVGSAVIFTVGAPSTGVSVDINVSYLDAAYANDEVEIEAKTLRVGKAVGVVSVELRNKKTKKIIAQGRHTKYLQVASRL, encoded by the exons ATGGAAATGGAGGCAGTGAGGAGGTACTTGGAGAAAGGAGGAGGTGAAGACGACAAGAACGCATCGACTATCGATGGCATGCCAACCAGATTCTTCGAACGCTTTATCATGGATGGTCTCAAAATCGATCTCATCGAACCTGGTCGTCTTGTCTGCTCCTTCAAAGTCCCTCAACGTCTGCTG AATGCTGGTAATTTTTTGCACGGTGGGGTCACAGCTACACTGGTGGACTTGGTAGGGTCAGCTGTAATATTCACTGTTGGAGCTCCATCAACTGGAGTTTCAGTAGATATCAACGTCTCCTACTTGGATGCTGCCTATGCCAAT GATGAAGTTGAAATCGAGGCCAAGACTTTACGCGTTGGAAAGGCTGTTGGAGTTGTCTCGGTTGAGTTAAGGAACAAGAAGACTAAAAAGATTATTGCACAGGGACGTCATACCAAGTACCTTCAAGTTGCAAGTAGATTGTGA